In Paraflavitalea devenefica, the following are encoded in one genomic region:
- a CDS encoding serine hydrolase: protein MLKIACLSGALAIASLVAFPQDWVARHGLSSAAYQSEVDKWIAKGYRIAEVSGYGNNGQDNYAAIFEKVANSPAWVARHGLNGTQYQQEVDKWVNQGYRPVQVSGYAAGGGSKYAAIFEKSPNAPGWVARHGLNATQYQQEVNKWVGQGYYLTDVSGYTVNNNDYYTAVFEKPATIPAWVARHGLTSDQYQAEFNKWTAQGYRLKKVSGYSLNGQARFAAIFEKSGSGAWAARHNMTAQQYQDEFDRFFYMGYRPVWVNGYTVNNQSYYAAIWESKNGFDMDELNQVDALVKKFMQDYSVPGASFAIAKDDRLVLAKTYGYADKEKNEGMAPRHRLRIASCSKPVTATAIMKLVEQGKLKLSDKVFGSGAVLGTTYGTQPYKKWITDITVQHLLEHLGGGWTNDGNDPMFKNATMNHAQLITWTLDNQALKTEPGTSYAYSNFGYCILGRIIEKKTGQPYDTWVKNNVLANCGINTMEIGGNTLEQRKANEVKYYDSGESPYASYMNVKRMDSHGGWIATPVDLVRFLVRVDKFTPKADILKEPTLTTMFTAPAVSTGYAKGWSVNKWDNYWHGGSLPGEQSIMVRTSGGYCWAFIVNTRSNNIGGAMDKLMWDINGAIKKWPSFDLF, encoded by the coding sequence ATGTTAAAGATTGCTTGCCTCTCTGGCGCCCTGGCGATTGCTTCGCTGGTGGCATTTCCACAGGATTGGGTAGCCCGGCATGGATTGTCTTCGGCTGCTTATCAGTCAGAAGTAGATAAATGGATCGCTAAAGGATACCGTATTGCTGAAGTGAGTGGTTACGGTAACAATGGCCAGGATAACTATGCGGCCATCTTTGAAAAAGTAGCCAATTCCCCGGCCTGGGTAGCACGACATGGGCTTAATGGAACACAATACCAACAGGAAGTGGATAAATGGGTAAACCAGGGATACCGTCCTGTGCAGGTAAGTGGATATGCAGCAGGCGGCGGTTCAAAATATGCGGCCATCTTCGAGAAATCGCCCAATGCACCCGGCTGGGTGGCACGGCATGGGCTCAATGCCACACAATACCAGCAGGAAGTAAACAAATGGGTAGGCCAGGGCTACTATCTTACCGATGTCAGCGGGTATACTGTAAACAATAACGATTATTATACTGCCGTCTTTGAAAAGCCGGCCACTATTCCCGCCTGGGTAGCGCGGCACGGGCTTACCTCCGATCAATACCAGGCAGAGTTCAACAAATGGACGGCACAGGGTTACCGGCTTAAAAAAGTAAGTGGTTATTCCTTAAACGGACAGGCCAGGTTTGCGGCCATCTTCGAAAAATCAGGCTCCGGCGCCTGGGCCGCCCGCCATAACATGACGGCACAACAATACCAGGATGAATTTGACCGCTTCTTCTATATGGGCTATCGTCCGGTATGGGTCAATGGGTATACCGTCAATAACCAGAGTTATTATGCCGCCATCTGGGAAAGTAAAAACGGCTTTGACATGGATGAGCTCAACCAGGTAGATGCGCTGGTCAAAAAATTCATGCAGGATTACAGCGTGCCGGGCGCTTCATTCGCTATTGCCAAAGACGACCGGCTGGTACTGGCCAAAACCTATGGCTATGCAGATAAAGAAAAAAATGAAGGAATGGCTCCCCGTCATCGCCTGCGTATCGCCAGTTGCAGTAAACCGGTTACTGCTACAGCCATCATGAAACTGGTAGAGCAGGGAAAACTAAAATTAAGCGACAAAGTATTTGGCAGCGGTGCTGTGTTAGGAACTACTTATGGCACGCAGCCTTACAAAAAATGGATCACTGATATTACTGTACAACATTTGCTGGAACACCTGGGAGGTGGCTGGACAAATGATGGCAATGATCCTATGTTCAAGAACGCAACCATGAACCATGCACAGCTCATCACCTGGACCCTGGATAACCAGGCGCTTAAAACGGAGCCCGGCACCAGCTATGCCTATAGCAACTTCGGTTATTGCATATTGGGCAGGATCATCGAAAAGAAAACCGGGCAGCCTTATGATACCTGGGTTAAGAACAATGTGCTGGCCAATTGTGGTATTAATACTATGGAAATAGGCGGTAATACCCTGGAGCAACGTAAAGCAAACGAAGTAAAATATTATGATAGTGGTGAAAGTCCCTATGCCAGCTACATGAACGTAAAGAGGATGGATTCACACGGTGGCTGGATAGCTACACCTGTTGACCTGGTGCGCTTCCTGGTGCGGGTAGACAAATTCACGCCCAAAGCCGACATCCTCAAGGAGCCCACGCTAACAACCATGTTCACTGCGCCGGCAGTAAGCACCGGTTATGCCAAAGGGTGGTCGGTTAACAAATGGGATAACTACTGGCATGGCGGCAGCCTGCCCGGCGAGCAATCCATCATGGTACGTACCAGCGGCGGCTATTGCTGGGCTTTCATAGTCAATACCCGCAGCAACAACATCGGCGGGGCAATGGATAAACTGATGTGGGATATTAATGGCGCCATCAAAAAATGGCCTTCATTCGACCTCTTTTAA
- a CDS encoding aldehyde dehydrogenase, which yields MNNERLTDALLLMRHYYDSGVTRSYRFRKEQLQHLKRALGKHEAALHNALYADLKKSPEESWVTETGFLLSELNATLRGLHSWMEPERVGTNLVNLPSSSYIMREPLGIVLIMAPWNYPLQLLLAPLIGAIAAGNCIVLKSSELAPATSAVMKTLIEETFPKEYILYIEGDGAEVVPPLMQSFRFDHVFYTGSTATGKRIYQMAAEKLTPVTLELGGKSPCVVESDANIKVAARRIAVTKFSNAGQMCVAPDYVLVHRSVHDVFITAMKQTIRQFFSDNPAGNYNYGKIINQRHFNRLIHLLNSGQIVYGGQHDQASLYIEPTLLAQVSPDSPVMQEEIFGPILPVIPFNTMEEAKVIINRHPNPLAFYIYSSGNKKQQAWLDQVPAGGACINNSSWHFTNHNLPFGGRGASGTGAYHGRNSFEAFSHRKAVMKTPTWFDPDIKYPPFKGKLKLFKWIIR from the coding sequence ATGAATAACGAAAGGCTAACCGATGCGCTGCTGCTTATGCGCCATTACTATGATAGTGGGGTAACCAGGTCGTACAGGTTTCGCAAGGAGCAATTGCAACACCTGAAGCGGGCATTGGGTAAGCATGAAGCGGCATTGCACAATGCCTTATATGCCGATCTTAAAAAAAGCCCGGAAGAGAGTTGGGTGACAGAAACGGGGTTCCTGCTCAGTGAACTCAATGCCACACTCAGAGGATTACATTCCTGGATGGAGCCGGAGCGGGTAGGCACCAACCTTGTTAACCTGCCGTCTTCCAGTTACATTATGCGCGAGCCATTGGGTATCGTATTGATCATGGCGCCCTGGAACTATCCGCTACAACTGCTCCTGGCGCCATTAATAGGCGCTATAGCCGCCGGCAATTGTATCGTGCTGAAGTCAAGCGAACTGGCCCCTGCCACATCGGCCGTTATGAAAACCCTCATCGAAGAAACATTCCCTAAAGAATACATCTTATACATCGAAGGGGATGGTGCGGAAGTAGTTCCACCCCTCATGCAGTCGTTTCGATTTGACCATGTTTTTTATACCGGCAGCACGGCTACCGGCAAGCGCATCTACCAGATGGCTGCCGAAAAGCTCACGCCCGTAACATTGGAGTTGGGGGGCAAAAGCCCCTGTGTAGTAGAAAGCGATGCCAACATCAAAGTGGCCGCCCGCCGCATCGCCGTAACCAAATTCTCCAATGCCGGACAAATGTGCGTGGCGCCGGACTATGTGCTTGTGCACAGGTCTGTGCACGATGTATTCATAACTGCTATGAAGCAAACCATCCGGCAATTCTTTTCTGATAACCCCGCCGGCAACTACAATTACGGAAAGATCATCAACCAGCGGCATTTCAATCGCCTTATACATCTATTGAACAGCGGTCAGATAGTATATGGCGGACAGCATGATCAGGCCAGCCTCTATATAGAACCTACCTTGCTGGCACAGGTATCGCCGGATTCGCCCGTCATGCAGGAGGAAATATTCGGCCCCATCTTACCGGTAATTCCTTTCAATACTATGGAAGAAGCAAAGGTCATCATCAACCGGCATCCCAATCCATTGGCCTTTTACATCTATTCTTCCGGGAATAAAAAACAACAAGCCTGGCTCGATCAGGTGCCTGCCGGTGGCGCTTGTATCAACAATTCCAGTTGGCACTTCACCAATCATAACCTTCCCTTTGGCGGACGTGGCGCCAGTGGCACAGGCGCCTACCATGGCCGCAACAGCTTTGAAGCATTCAGCCACCGGAAGGCCGTCATGAAAACACCCACCTGGTTCGATCCGGATATCAAATACCCGCCTTTCAAAGGAAAGCTGAAATTGTTTAAATGGATCATTCGCTGA
- a CDS encoding glutathione peroxidase yields the protein MTMRQKILKAVYPLMMGVTKLFGKNNKTMINQLGVIAPRSVYDLTVTLNSGDTLALSSLQGKKILLVNTASDCGYTNQYTDLQQLYEQNKDRLVIIGFPANDFHEQEKGSDTEIAQFCKVNFGVSFPLAQKSVVIKSPEQNPVFEWLTHKDQNGWNEQAPSWNFSKYLVNEKGVLTHYFDPSVSPMSNIITGAITK from the coding sequence ATGACCATGAGACAAAAAATATTAAAAGCAGTGTACCCCCTCATGATGGGGGTAACAAAGCTGTTTGGAAAAAATAACAAGACCATGATTAATCAACTGGGAGTAATAGCGCCACGGTCGGTATATGATCTGACTGTGACCTTAAACAGTGGCGATACCCTGGCCCTGTCTTCCCTGCAGGGTAAAAAGATATTGCTTGTCAATACCGCCAGCGATTGCGGGTACACCAACCAGTATACCGATCTTCAGCAACTCTATGAGCAAAACAAGGATAGGCTCGTTATCATTGGCTTTCCTGCCAATGACTTCCATGAACAGGAAAAAGGGAGTGATACAGAAATTGCACAGTTTTGTAAAGTCAACTTCGGGGTCAGCTTCCCATTAGCTCAGAAAAGTGTGGTCATCAAATCGCCGGAGCAGAACCCCGTATTTGAATGGCTTACCCATAAGGACCAGAATGGATGGAATGAGCAGGCGCCTTCCTGGAACTTTTCAAAATACCTCGTCAATGAAAAGGGAGTACTTACCCATTACTTTGATCCCTCCGTATCGCCCATGAGTAATATAATAACGGGCGCCATTACCAAATAA
- a CDS encoding M28 family peptidase, with amino-acid sequence MLLRGPKTVILSLALLLLVISCKNKANKNPEAGKKAMAAANVLDSTSLINDLAYLSSETLGGRETGTPGNALARVYITKRFDSLQLQPPAGGRLQAFPANKQDSAPRGQNVIALIRGTAHPDEYYVISAHYDHLGMKEGKIFYGADDNASGSACLLALARYFKQHPPRHSFIFASFDAEEKGLVGSRYFVSNPPVDSNKIKLNVNMDMVSRNDKNEIYASGTYHYPFLKQYVDSIKSLTPVQVLFGHDNPSEGHNDWTNQSDHYPFHKARIPYLYFGVEDHPDYHKPTDTFDKVDKGFYYRVCNMIKETIVLLDKQEKLN; translated from the coding sequence ATGCTACTGCGTGGTCCCAAAACAGTTATTCTTTCGCTGGCGCTGCTACTGCTGGTGATTTCCTGTAAGAACAAAGCCAATAAAAATCCTGAAGCGGGCAAAAAGGCAATGGCGGCAGCCAATGTCCTGGACAGCACATCGCTTATTAATGACCTGGCTTATTTGTCGTCTGAAACATTGGGCGGACGTGAAACCGGTACTCCCGGTAATGCACTGGCTCGCGTATATATTACGAAACGGTTTGACTCCCTGCAATTACAGCCACCCGCCGGTGGCAGGCTCCAGGCTTTCCCGGCGAATAAACAGGATTCCGCTCCCAGGGGCCAGAATGTTATAGCTCTTATACGGGGTACTGCGCATCCCGATGAGTATTATGTGATCTCGGCCCATTATGACCATCTTGGCATGAAAGAAGGTAAGATCTTTTATGGAGCAGACGATAATGCTTCCGGCTCAGCCTGTTTGCTGGCGCTGGCCCGTTATTTTAAACAGCATCCCCCCAGGCATTCTTTCATTTTCGCTTCTTTTGATGCAGAGGAAAAGGGGTTGGTAGGTTCCCGGTATTTTGTGTCGAATCCGCCGGTAGACAGCAATAAGATTAAGCTGAATGTTAATATGGATATGGTGAGCCGTAATGATAAGAACGAGATTTATGCCAGCGGCACTTATCATTATCCCTTCCTGAAACAGTATGTGGACAGCATTAAATCGCTGACCCCTGTACAGGTATTGTTTGGCCACGACAACCCCTCAGAAGGCCATAATGACTGGACGAATCAATCGGACCATTATCCTTTCCATAAAGCACGTATTCCCTATCTGTATTTTGGCGTAGAGGACCACCCCGATTACCACAAGCCTACGGATACTTTTGACAAGGTGGACAAAGGTTTTTATTACCGGGTATGCAATATGATCAAAGAAACGATTGTGCTGCTGGATAAGCAGGAGAAGCTGAATTAA
- the dusB gene encoding tRNA dihydrouridine synthase DusB, whose translation MPAIGHISLPDFPLLLAPMEDVSDPPFRYVCKQNGADLMYSEFISSEGLIRDAIKSRQKLDFSEFERPFGIQIFGGDEEAMALSARIVDTVQPDLVDINYGCPVKKVVCKGAGAGVLKDIDLMVRLTSAVVKSTTLPVTVKTRLGWDDASKNIEEVAERLQDVGIKALTIHGRTRAQLYKGEADWSLIGKIKNNPRIHIPIFGNGDIDSPQKALAYKNRYGVDGIMIGRAAIGYPWIFREIKHYLQTGELLPLPGIEERVEICRTHLRKSIEWKGDIVGIFEMRRHYTNYLKGLPHIKEYRTRLVTVKTQEEVEGILEEVKQAFAGMVPERPVATFSAGQLEECAY comes from the coding sequence ATGCCCGCTATTGGCCACATATCACTCCCGGATTTCCCCTTACTTCTTGCACCCATGGAAGATGTGAGTGACCCTCCTTTCCGCTATGTGTGCAAGCAAAATGGCGCTGACCTGATGTACAGCGAGTTTATTTCCAGTGAAGGCCTGATACGGGATGCTATTAAAAGCAGGCAAAAGCTGGATTTCTCCGAATTTGAACGCCCTTTTGGCATCCAGATCTTTGGCGGCGATGAAGAAGCGATGGCACTGAGCGCCCGCATTGTTGATACGGTACAGCCCGACCTGGTGGATATTAATTATGGCTGCCCGGTGAAGAAGGTGGTATGCAAAGGCGCCGGCGCCGGTGTACTGAAGGATATTGACCTGATGGTACGCTTAACCAGCGCAGTAGTAAAATCCACCACCTTACCCGTAACTGTCAAGACCCGCCTTGGCTGGGATGATGCCAGTAAGAATATTGAAGAAGTGGCGGAACGGTTGCAGGATGTAGGCATTAAGGCGCTTACGATTCATGGCCGCACCCGTGCCCAGTTGTATAAAGGAGAAGCCGACTGGTCGTTGATCGGTAAGATCAAGAATAACCCACGTATTCATATTCCCATTTTCGGGAACGGCGATATTGATTCGCCCCAAAAAGCATTGGCCTATAAGAACCGCTATGGCGTGGATGGCATTATGATTGGCCGCGCCGCTATTGGCTATCCCTGGATCTTCCGGGAGATTAAGCATTACCTGCAAACCGGAGAATTGCTGCCCCTTCCTGGTATTGAAGAGCGGGTAGAGATCTGCCGTACGCACCTGCGCAAGTCAATCGAGTGGAAAGGGGATATTGTTGGCATTTTTGAAATGCGCCGCCACTATACCAATTACCTCAAAGGACTGCCCCATATTAAGGAATACCGCACCCGGCTGGTAACTGTAAAAACGCAGGAAGAGGTGGAAGGGATCCTGGAAGAAGTTAAACAAGCATTTGCCGGCATGGTACCGGAGCGGCCCGTAGCCACTTTCTCTGCAGGACAACTAGAAGAATGTGCTTATTAG
- a CDS encoding type II CAAX endopeptidase family protein, which yields MIGHLRIKSPWKQLAVLLAFPLLLFLAGALITTEPPKVNLTDPEVINSMKWAQAFTSLILFVLPTFLFAVFTFTGKYTYFLGFKKAENTNMYVLAVLCILLAFPFVLWLGHLNQKIQLPSSMMELEDKAAGQLEAFFKSNKPVDVIMNVIVIGLFPAVCEELFFRGALQRILIQITRNAWAGIIVTAFLFSALHLQFQGFMPRMFLGIVLGALYWYSGSLWTCILAHFVNNAVQVIAVSFAPKYINTNPDTPLLASIISGVAVWAILWYYRRQSTITWSKVYRTDDLTPTNQFIA from the coding sequence ATGATCGGTCATTTACGCATAAAATCACCCTGGAAGCAACTGGCTGTTCTGCTGGCTTTCCCCCTATTGTTATTTCTGGCCGGCGCTTTGATTACTACCGAACCGCCGAAGGTAAACCTGACTGATCCTGAGGTCATTAACAGCATGAAATGGGCACAGGCCTTCACCTCCCTGATCCTGTTCGTATTACCCACATTCCTGTTTGCGGTGTTCACTTTCACTGGTAAATACACTTACTTCCTGGGCTTTAAGAAGGCCGAAAATACCAATATGTATGTCCTGGCGGTGCTTTGCATCCTGCTAGCCTTTCCCTTTGTACTCTGGCTGGGCCACCTGAACCAGAAGATCCAACTGCCTTCTTCCATGATGGAGCTGGAAGACAAAGCGGCTGGACAGCTTGAAGCTTTCTTTAAATCCAATAAACCGGTTGATGTCATCATGAATGTCATCGTCATCGGTTTATTCCCGGCTGTTTGTGAAGAGCTCTTCTTCCGCGGCGCCCTGCAGCGCATACTCATACAGATTACCCGCAATGCCTGGGCTGGCATCATCGTAACCGCCTTCCTGTTTTCTGCCTTGCACCTGCAATTCCAGGGTTTCATGCCCCGCATGTTCCTGGGCATCGTACTGGGCGCTTTATATTGGTATAGTGGCAGCCTGTGGACCTGTATATTGGCGCATTTTGTAAACAATGCCGTGCAGGTTATTGCAGTATCCTTTGCCCCGAAATACATCAACACCAATCCCGATACTCCCTTACTGGCTTCCATCATCAGTGGTGTGGCGGTGTGGGCCATCCTGTGGTATTATCGTCGTCAGTCAACCATTACCTGGTCCAAAGTGTACCGTACTGATGATCTTACACCTACCAACCAATTCATTGCATAA
- a CDS encoding phosphatidate cytidylyltransferase: MALNLATLKTRSLTAAIFVVVMLGGLLWSHWSFFILFTIIHFGCWKEYQQLIGKIDPDYLGITPFHKYGVRIAGWCIMLYFTNNAFNIGDFSLHAIGWWLGLICVFMLPIIELLFAGNIRLKNIWLSALGLLYISLSWGLMMDLRCFGMIKKGASTYVDFFGYALPCILIFSIWINDTMAYIVGSLIGKTPFSSISPKKTWEGTIGGAVLCVGVMALWGYLSEFLRVIDWMAIAAIAAIAGTAGDLLESKLKRMANVKDSGTLMPGHGGFLDRFDSLLIATPFVWLYVMIFMK, from the coding sequence ATGGCACTTAACCTGGCTACACTAAAAACAAGGTCTCTTACTGCCGCCATCTTTGTGGTGGTCATGCTGGGTGGCTTATTATGGAGCCACTGGAGTTTTTTCATCCTGTTTACCATCATTCATTTTGGCTGCTGGAAGGAATACCAGCAACTCATTGGCAAAATTGATCCCGACTACCTGGGCATCACTCCCTTTCATAAGTACGGTGTGCGCATAGCAGGCTGGTGTATCATGCTTTATTTCACCAACAACGCCTTTAACATCGGCGATTTTTCCCTGCATGCTATTGGCTGGTGGCTGGGGCTCATCTGCGTATTCATGCTGCCCATTATCGAATTACTATTTGCCGGCAACATCCGGCTAAAAAATATATGGCTCTCTGCCCTCGGTTTATTATATATATCATTGAGCTGGGGACTGATGATGGACCTCAGGTGTTTTGGAATGATAAAGAAAGGAGCATCCACCTACGTTGATTTCTTCGGGTATGCCCTTCCCTGTATATTGATCTTTTCCATCTGGATCAATGATACCATGGCCTATATAGTAGGATCCCTCATTGGGAAAACCCCCTTTTCCAGCATTTCCCCTAAAAAAACATGGGAAGGCACTATTGGAGGAGCCGTCTTATGTGTAGGAGTGATGGCCCTTTGGGGGTATCTGTCTGAATTTCTCCGGGTAATTGACTGGATGGCCATCGCTGCCATTGCTGCCATTGCGGGTACTGCCGGCGATCTGCTGGAAAGCAAACTCAAACGCATGGCCAATGTGAAAGACAGCGGCACCCTGATGCCGGGGCATGGCGGTTTCCTGGACCGGTTCGATTCCTTATTGATAGCCACGCCCTTTGTTTGGCTATATGTAATGATCTTTATGAAATAG
- a CDS encoding phosphatidylserine decarboxylase family protein: MTIHKEGYKSILITAIIFAVINLLSFYFISYNLPWLSWLIFVVTLGLLLFIISFFRVPNRQLTKGDNLVICPADGKVVVIEEVFDEEYFKDKRLQLSIFMSPANVHQNRNPVAGEVVYNQYHKGKYLVAWHPKSSTENERHSVVIRHAKGEILVKQIAGALAKRIINYLTVGQKVEQSAEYGFIKFGSRVDVLLPVGTKVNVQLNQTVQGGVTILATF; this comes from the coding sequence ATGACCATTCACAAGGAAGGATACAAAAGCATTCTCATTACAGCCATCATCTTTGCTGTAATAAACCTCTTGTCTTTTTATTTCATCAGCTATAACCTGCCCTGGCTTAGCTGGCTCATCTTCGTGGTAACACTCGGACTTCTGTTGTTCATCATTTCCTTCTTCCGGGTACCCAACCGTCAGCTCACCAAGGGTGATAACCTGGTCATCTGCCCGGCAGATGGTAAAGTAGTGGTCATTGAAGAAGTATTTGATGAAGAATACTTTAAAGATAAAAGACTGCAGTTGTCCATCTTCATGAGCCCGGCCAACGTACACCAAAACCGTAATCCGGTAGCAGGTGAAGTAGTATACAACCAATACCATAAAGGAAAATACCTGGTGGCCTGGCATCCCAAATCTTCTACCGAAAATGAGCGGCATTCGGTAGTCATCCGCCATGCCAAAGGGGAAATACTGGTAAAACAGATAGCCGGCGCCCTGGCCAAACGTATCATCAACTACCTCACGGTAGGTCAGAAAGTGGAGCAAAGCGCCGAATATGGATTCATCAAATTTGGTAGCCGTGTAGATGTATTATTGCCGGTAGGCACCAAAGTCAACGTACAACTGAATCAAACTGTACAAGGCGGCGTCACCATATTGGCAACGTTTTAA
- a CDS encoding RagB/SusD family nutrient uptake outer membrane protein, whose translation MKAFKNKLLAVVLISTVLLGSSCNKDYLELTPPASPLRPEEIFATTKNAMATINGMHRMMYSQWYSTQALGGHSGNMLYMEVLGEDFVMTANANGWFVSEYRWLGQRNDQSTIVRFSYGFYYSMIGNANMIIANIDNAVGPDADKKLIKGQAYAYRAWSYFQMIQLFGERFVAGAANDGMGLSLVLVPSTTALPRNTVAEVYTQINKDLDEAITLLTGITRPAKSHLNVNVAKGIKARVALTQQNWALAAQTAAEARQGFSLMDSTQYMSGFSNTTNPEWIWGIDHRDDHPTYFYSFYAYLGNFSSTNTRGNPKAIFSKLYAKITPTDLRKKLWDSTGKDATFPLVDGGTRKPYMTRKFLLTSPGNSNGDLVFMRAAEMYLIEAEALARQGGKETEARQALFTLANKRDPAYVLSTNSGDALIEEIMTQRRIELWAEGFRFYDLKRLNLPLDRTGGNHDNSLAQLMTEPAGTKNWIFLIPRAEIENSQNIVKQNPL comes from the coding sequence ATGAAAGCATTTAAAAATAAATTATTGGCAGTAGTGCTAATAAGCACTGTCTTACTCGGCAGCAGTTGTAATAAAGATTACCTGGAATTAACTCCACCGGCTTCTCCCTTAAGACCCGAAGAGATATTTGCCACTACTAAGAATGCCATGGCTACTATTAATGGTATGCACCGCATGATGTACTCCCAGTGGTACAGCACCCAGGCACTGGGTGGCCATAGCGGTAACATGCTTTATATGGAAGTATTGGGCGAGGACTTTGTAATGACAGCCAATGCCAATGGCTGGTTTGTAAGTGAATACCGCTGGCTGGGGCAGCGTAATGATCAAAGCACCATCGTTCGTTTTAGTTATGGTTTTTACTATAGCATGATTGGCAATGCCAATATGATCATTGCCAATATAGACAACGCCGTAGGACCTGACGCAGACAAGAAGTTGATCAAAGGGCAAGCGTATGCCTACAGGGCCTGGAGCTATTTCCAGATGATCCAGTTGTTTGGCGAACGTTTTGTTGCCGGTGCCGCCAATGATGGCATGGGGCTGTCGCTTGTATTAGTACCCAGCACAACGGCATTACCGAGAAATACCGTTGCTGAAGTATACACCCAGATCAATAAAGACCTGGATGAAGCTATCACTTTGTTGACTGGCATTACCCGGCCAGCCAAATCACACCTGAATGTAAATGTGGCGAAAGGTATTAAGGCGCGGGTAGCGCTTACCCAACAGAACTGGGCATTGGCTGCTCAAACGGCGGCTGAAGCCCGTCAAGGTTTCTCCCTGATGGACAGTACCCAATACATGTCGGGGTTCTCCAACACCACCAACCCTGAGTGGATATGGGGTATTGACCACCGAGATGATCATCCTACCTATTTCTATTCATTCTATGCCTATTTGGGTAATTTCTCTTCTACCAACACCCGTGGTAATCCAAAAGCAATTTTCTCGAAGTTATATGCCAAGATAACTCCTACGGATCTCAGGAAAAAACTCTGGGACTCTACCGGTAAGGATGCCACTTTTCCGCTGGTTGATGGGGGGACACGGAAGCCCTATATGACCCGTAAATTCCTGTTGACAAGTCCTGGTAACAGTAATGGCGACCTTGTGTTCATGCGTGCTGCTGAAATGTACCTGATAGAGGCCGAGGCGCTTGCCAGGCAAGGAGGTAAAGAAACTGAGGCACGCCAGGCCCTGTTTACATTGGCCAATAAGCGGGATCCCGCCTATGTGTTGTCTACCAATAGCGGCGATGCTTTGATTGAGGAAATCATGACACAGAGAAGGATTGAACTTTGGGCGGAGGGATTCCGTTTCTATGACCTGAAAAGGTTAAACCTGCCACTGGACAGAACAGGAGGCAATCACGACAACTCACTGGCCCAACTGATGACAGAACCTGCAGGCACCAAGAACTGGATTTTCCTGATCCCCCGGGCTGAAATAGAAAATTCACAAAACATTGTTAAGCAGAATCCGCTGTAG